A stretch of Haloprofundus halophilus DNA encodes these proteins:
- a CDS encoding glycosyltransferase: protein MRVAFVSMLTTHHEETPVTRRTRRIVRYLSERGHEVVVLCAKWWGGDVHEFEHEGITYRRVTDEPAARGFASKLPFALRKVGADVIHATNTPPGQVAAAKTAGRFLRTPVVVDWWDDVDYAPSGYRRAAKRADLVVAPSQTVKTRVREHGASESDIEVVPECIDTSLVRDADSDERAQLVYARHLDEHANVESFLLSLAELRDRDWSAAVVGDGPERERAERTARDLRIDDRVTFLGALSDAELVSVLKGAHVFVQTAEREPFARNLLWALACGCVSVVEYQVGSSAHELVEGRERGSLATSPQEIAERIAAAGAFDHWTDDEAYREYDCENVLDRYVDCYERVVANYGLF, encoded by the coding sequence ATGCGTGTCGCGTTCGTCTCGATGCTCACGACGCATCACGAGGAGACGCCGGTAACTCGGCGAACGCGACGAATCGTACGATATCTGTCGGAGCGCGGCCACGAGGTGGTCGTGCTCTGCGCGAAGTGGTGGGGCGGCGACGTCCACGAGTTCGAACACGAGGGAATCACCTACCGACGGGTGACCGACGAACCCGCTGCGCGCGGGTTCGCCTCGAAACTGCCGTTCGCGCTCCGGAAGGTGGGCGCGGACGTGATTCACGCGACGAACACGCCGCCCGGACAGGTCGCCGCCGCGAAGACGGCCGGGCGGTTCCTCCGGACGCCCGTCGTCGTCGACTGGTGGGACGACGTCGACTACGCCCCCTCGGGGTACCGCCGCGCCGCCAAGCGCGCGGATCTGGTCGTCGCGCCGTCGCAGACGGTGAAGACGCGGGTCAGAGAGCACGGCGCGTCCGAGAGCGACATCGAAGTCGTCCCCGAGTGCATCGACACGTCGCTCGTCCGCGACGCCGACAGCGACGAGCGAGCGCAGTTGGTTTACGCGCGACACCTCGACGAGCACGCCAACGTCGAGTCGTTTCTGCTCTCGCTGGCGGAGCTCCGGGACAGGGACTGGTCGGCCGCCGTCGTCGGCGACGGCCCCGAGCGAGAACGCGCCGAGCGAACGGCGCGCGACCTCCGCATCGACGACCGGGTGACGTTTCTCGGCGCACTCTCGGACGCCGAACTCGTCTCCGTGCTCAAAGGCGCGCACGTGTTCGTCCAGACTGCAGAGCGCGAACCGTTCGCGCGGAACCTTCTGTGGGCGCTCGCCTGCGGCTGTGTCAGCGTCGTGGAGTATCAGGTCGGGTCGAGCGCGCACGAACTCGTCGAAGGCCGCGAGCGGGGGTCGCTGGCGACCAGCCCCCAGGAGATAGCCGAGCGCATCGCCGCCGCCGGCGCGTTCGACCACTGGACGGACGACGAGGCGTACCGCGAGTACGACTGCGAGAACGTGCTCGACCGGTACGTCGACTGCTACGAACGCGTCGTCGCAAACTACGGGCTGTTCTGA
- a CDS encoding DUF7839 domain-containing protein: MSDALRDKRTATRFRILAEIADRQPAVSQGEIASAVGVTSQAVSEYIRELVDEGLVDKEGRSRYRVTKEGVDWLFREAKSLRRYAEHVTEDVLESVQEDAAIATADVEAGDPVSLSIRGGLLHATPGDEGPATGVATTDAGAGTDVGVTGFEGVIEMDTGSVTVVQVPAVRTGGSRVVDADALADRCADADIVVAAGVEATVALRSAGVEPAVTVAAGEVAAGAAARGQSVLVVATMDAVGRVTDALRDEDISHEVTELASR; this comes from the coding sequence ATGAGCGACGCCCTGCGGGACAAACGCACGGCCACGCGATTTCGAATCCTCGCCGAAATCGCGGACCGGCAACCGGCGGTGAGCCAGGGCGAGATCGCCTCGGCGGTCGGCGTCACCAGCCAAGCCGTCTCCGAGTACATCCGCGAACTCGTCGACGAGGGACTCGTCGACAAGGAGGGTCGGTCGCGCTACCGCGTGACGAAGGAGGGCGTCGACTGGCTCTTTCGGGAGGCGAAATCGCTGCGACGCTACGCCGAACACGTGACCGAGGACGTCCTCGAGAGCGTCCAGGAAGACGCCGCCATCGCCACCGCCGACGTCGAAGCCGGCGACCCCGTCTCGCTGTCCATCCGCGGGGGGCTACTGCACGCGACGCCGGGCGACGAGGGGCCGGCGACGGGCGTCGCGACGACCGACGCCGGGGCGGGGACCGACGTGGGCGTCACCGGGTTCGAGGGCGTCATCGAGATGGACACCGGGAGCGTCACCGTCGTCCAGGTCCCGGCGGTTCGGACGGGCGGCAGTCGCGTCGTCGACGCGGACGCGCTCGCCGACCGCTGCGCCGACGCCGACATCGTCGTCGCCGCGGGCGTCGAAGCGACCGTCGCGCTCCGTTCGGCGGGCGTCGAACCCGCGGTCACCGTCGCCGCGGGCGAAGTCGCTGCCGGCGCTGCAGCGCGCGGACAGTCCGTTCTCGTCGTCGCCACGATGGACGCCGTCGGCCGTGTCACCGACGCACTCCGGGACGAGGACATCTCTCACGAGGTCACCGAACTCGCCAGCCGCTGA
- a CDS encoding J domain-containing protein codes for MLSEWLALFPPWLLVGLFFGAVASVFAAGVFVVGGRLFPTAPVDESERVDGTTRRRAEIREYLAAIGEPFAEDHPVHGQTVAFYLPSRDVAITFDAQAYFRIERAGTYAVLCEHEMPGAQLGRRLPFEVPELEPELADLDDPIAEAFERLGLPATASADDVKAAYRAQVKRAHPDHGGDEVAFKRVREAYTTAKDHAEA; via the coding sequence GTGCTTTCGGAGTGGCTCGCCCTGTTTCCCCCGTGGCTGCTCGTCGGTCTCTTCTTCGGAGCGGTGGCGTCGGTGTTCGCCGCCGGGGTGTTCGTCGTCGGGGGCCGACTGTTCCCGACGGCCCCTGTCGACGAGAGCGAGAGAGTCGACGGAACGACTCGACGACGCGCCGAGATTCGAGAGTATCTCGCCGCCATCGGCGAACCGTTCGCCGAGGACCACCCGGTCCACGGGCAGACGGTCGCGTTCTACCTCCCGTCGCGGGACGTCGCCATCACGTTCGACGCGCAGGCGTACTTCCGCATCGAACGCGCCGGAACCTACGCCGTGCTCTGCGAACACGAGATGCCCGGCGCGCAACTGGGTCGGCGACTCCCATTCGAGGTGCCGGAACTCGAACCCGAACTGGCCGACCTCGACGACCCCATCGCCGAGGCGTTCGAGCGTCTCGGTCTCCCGGCGACGGCCAGTGCCGACGACGTGAAGGCGGCGTATCGCGCGCAGGTCAAGCGCGCCCACCCCGACCACGGCGGCGACGAGGTGGCGTTCAAACGCGTCCGCGAGGCGTACACGACGGCGAAAGACCACGCCGAAGCGTGA
- a CDS encoding S9 family peptidase codes for METYDIERYLNVRSAGGASFGPGGVFDEHEARIAFLVDTTGTPQVWSVGAPGEWPEQHTFYDERVTFVSWSPERPELVFGMDEGGNERQQLHLLDVASGRITDLTATPEAKHRWGGWSHDGERFAFTSNRRDESVFDVYVQGREETGDDATLVHEGSGWLNVGGWSPDDDRLVVHEAYSNFDMDVSVLDLETGDLEHVTPHEGNVRYQSVEWSPDGESLYLVTDRDSDTLDLARLDLETREFTTVERDEEWNIDGVAIDDETGRIVYSRNVDGYTELSVGTLDGPDSIDPLPDPDLPKGVAGGVSFGPDAERFAVTATRSTDNTNVHVVDVETGETERWTRASTAGIPRDTFVEPELVHYPTFDGRDIPAFFSLPERAGDESKTPVVVDIHGGPEAQRRPSFNGVKQFLLNHGYAVFESNVRGSAGYGKAYGHLDDVEKRMDSVKDIKAAVEWLHDHPSVDPDRIVAMGGSYGGFMVLSSVTEYPELWAAAVDIVGIANFVTFLENTGEWRRELREAEYGSLEEDREFLESISPIHSIDRIQCPLFVLHGENDPRVPVGEAHQIVERARERGVPVRELVFDDEGHGFSKLENRKTAYASIVEFLDEHVGKPGEPGKPNEST; via the coding sequence ATGGAAACGTACGACATCGAGCGGTATCTCAACGTCCGTAGCGCCGGGGGCGCGTCGTTCGGTCCCGGCGGGGTTTTCGACGAGCACGAAGCGCGCATCGCCTTCCTCGTGGACACGACCGGAACCCCCCAAGTGTGGAGCGTCGGCGCACCCGGCGAGTGGCCCGAACAGCACACGTTCTACGACGAACGCGTCACGTTCGTCTCGTGGTCACCCGAGCGCCCCGAACTCGTCTTCGGGATGGACGAGGGCGGCAACGAGCGCCAACAGCTCCACCTGCTCGACGTCGCCAGCGGCCGTATCACGGACCTCACCGCGACGCCCGAAGCCAAACACCGCTGGGGCGGGTGGAGCCACGACGGCGAGCGGTTCGCGTTCACCTCGAACCGCCGCGACGAGTCCGTCTTCGACGTCTACGTCCAGGGCCGCGAGGAGACCGGCGACGACGCGACGCTCGTCCACGAGGGTAGCGGCTGGCTCAACGTCGGCGGGTGGTCGCCCGACGACGACCGACTCGTCGTCCACGAGGCGTACTCGAACTTCGACATGGACGTCTCCGTGTTGGACCTCGAGACCGGCGACCTCGAACACGTGACGCCGCACGAGGGGAACGTCCGCTACCAGAGCGTCGAGTGGTCGCCGGACGGAGAGAGCCTCTACCTCGTCACCGACCGCGACAGCGACACGCTCGACCTGGCCCGGTTGGACCTCGAAACCCGCGAGTTCACCACCGTCGAACGCGACGAGGAGTGGAACATCGACGGCGTCGCTATCGACGACGAGACGGGACGAATCGTCTACTCGCGCAACGTCGACGGCTATACCGAGCTGTCGGTCGGCACCTTGGACGGCCCGGATAGCATCGACCCGCTGCCGGACCCGGACCTGCCGAAGGGCGTCGCCGGCGGCGTGAGTTTCGGCCCCGACGCCGAGCGGTTCGCCGTCACGGCGACGCGGAGCACCGACAACACGAACGTCCACGTCGTCGACGTGGAGACCGGAGAGACCGAGCGGTGGACCCGCGCGTCGACGGCGGGCATCCCCCGCGACACGTTCGTCGAACCCGAACTCGTCCACTACCCGACGTTCGACGGCCGCGACATCCCGGCGTTCTTCTCGCTGCCCGAACGCGCCGGCGACGAGTCGAAGACGCCCGTCGTCGTCGATATCCACGGCGGCCCCGAAGCGCAGCGCCGCCCCTCGTTCAACGGCGTCAAACAGTTCCTGCTGAACCACGGCTACGCCGTCTTCGAGTCGAACGTCCGCGGGTCGGCGGGCTACGGGAAGGCGTACGGCCACCTCGACGACGTGGAGAAGCGGATGGACTCGGTGAAGGATATCAAAGCGGCCGTCGAGTGGCTCCACGACCACCCCTCCGTCGACCCCGACCGAATCGTCGCCATGGGCGGCTCCTACGGCGGGTTCATGGTGCTGTCGTCGGTGACCGAGTACCCCGAGCTGTGGGCCGCCGCCGTCGACATCGTGGGTATCGCCAACTTCGTCACGTTCCTCGAGAACACCGGCGAGTGGCGGCGCGAACTCCGCGAGGCCGAGTACGGCAGCCTCGAAGAGGACAGGGAGTTCCTCGAATCCATCTCGCCCATCCACAGCATCGACCGAATCCAGTGTCCGCTGTTCGTCCTCCACGGCGAGAACGACCCGCGGGTGCCCGTCGGCGAAGCCCACCAGATAGTCGAGCGGGCGCGCGAGCGGGGCGTCCCGGTGCGCGAACTCGTCTTCGACGACGAGGGCCACGGCTTCTCGAAGCTCGAAAACCGAAAGACCGCGTACGCGTCCATCGTGGAGTTCCTCGACGAACACGTCGGCAAGCCAGGTGAGCCAGGGAAGCCAAACGAGTCGACCTGA
- a CDS encoding FG-GAP repeat protein — protein sequence MLTSRQRRASRYVVGAVVLALLAGTVFAGVGPLAALGAQPDEAAVETTQAQTQQTDDPFGGTVEGDRNLSAANTSIVGQNATDRAGWRVVPAGDVNGDGEGDVLVSAPRADRGNATNGTPNVGPDAGAVYLFYGPVDAERLNVSEANATFVGSEGGDLAGSSVTAGDVNGDGLSDVVVGAPGVDGGTGAVYVLFGSEDRSGVVSLADANSTVTGPATGDEFGRSLAVLGNGSDEFADATNATTLLVGAPYNDSTGTDAGAAYAFDATALAADAFENATNANATYVGEGTNDRAGWSLSSAGDFDNDSRVDFLVGARGNNSSDGAVDAGAAYVVTDAADALDADAGERSLSNATLKLGGVGEGDNAGFAVSDAGDVNADGYDDVLVGAPGNDTNGSNAGAAYLVYGGGDDDDGDDSDGAEPETRSLSDANVTLYGVGAGDQAGWSVSGAGSGDVNCDEFDDVLVGAPRNGTDGSNAGAAYLVYGGDALAGPQSLADANATFRGANPNDRAGFSVSDAGDLSGDDREDILVGAPYADNDEPGAGAAYLIQGRCDVEQPPEPSDGDGADGPGGPSDGDGDDRQDGPSDGDGPRDAPTERPEPAAQPVSAESLDCEQLRFANPNEFAVNLSYTVVYDTEGIPDAETEYVVLEPGETRLVNDSAIGADSFNQSTIRVSAEREGGDAEQVPVNDGPSASLDGIRCGGDPNINATAADCGEFVLENSKPYAVNVTYDVVVENESVATRNVTLAPNETRVVNDSELSPSNPDLNVSVELTAERVDNGAVVFVNGQQFETLQITPCPPDPSEIQSVTVVSEACEQYTITNPNEFSVNVSVVPNLDGPPNQFVELGPNESVTVESAEPTDTRFAAYSDEIDARVPVNGVEQADVEIAPCPEPQDIEVTSADCEAVTVTNPNELNATVSYRLSNSEVVRSVELAPGETRVVEDETFGGETVVFSAVRGDGYRLQVDGADTAEIAVAECPATETPTETPTETPTTTPTETPTATPTETPTETPTATPTETPTETPTETPTETATDTPTETATETETDTPTETATEEETETPTETETEAPTETDTTTVELLAGSVTTSANAFPLMAALALPLLALRRYYRR from the coding sequence ATGCTCACATCCCGACAACGGCGGGCGTCGAGGTACGTCGTCGGTGCGGTCGTCCTCGCACTCCTCGCCGGCACGGTTTTCGCGGGCGTCGGCCCCCTCGCCGCGCTCGGGGCACAACCGGACGAAGCGGCGGTCGAGACGACACAGGCACAGACACAGCAAACGGACGACCCGTTCGGCGGAACCGTCGAGGGAGACCGGAATCTCTCGGCGGCGAACACCAGCATCGTCGGACAGAACGCCACCGACCGCGCCGGGTGGCGCGTCGTGCCCGCGGGCGACGTGAACGGCGACGGCGAAGGAGACGTGCTCGTCAGCGCGCCGCGCGCCGACCGAGGGAACGCGACGAATGGGACGCCGAACGTCGGCCCCGACGCCGGCGCGGTGTACCTCTTCTACGGCCCCGTCGACGCCGAGCGACTGAACGTCTCGGAGGCGAACGCCACCTTCGTCGGGAGCGAAGGCGGCGACCTCGCCGGGTCGAGCGTTACCGCGGGCGACGTGAACGGCGACGGGCTGAGCGACGTGGTCGTCGGCGCGCCGGGCGTCGACGGCGGTACCGGGGCGGTCTACGTCCTGTTCGGCTCCGAGGACCGCTCGGGCGTCGTCTCGCTGGCCGACGCGAACAGCACCGTCACGGGCCCGGCGACCGGCGACGAGTTCGGTCGCTCGCTCGCGGTCCTCGGCAACGGGAGCGACGAGTTCGCCGACGCGACGAACGCGACGACCCTGCTCGTCGGCGCGCCGTACAACGACAGTACCGGGACCGACGCGGGTGCAGCGTACGCGTTCGACGCCACCGCGCTCGCGGCGGACGCGTTCGAGAACGCCACGAACGCGAACGCCACCTACGTCGGCGAGGGGACGAACGACCGCGCGGGCTGGTCGCTCTCGTCAGCGGGCGACTTCGACAACGACAGCCGAGTCGACTTCCTCGTCGGCGCTCGCGGCAACAACAGCAGCGACGGCGCTGTCGACGCCGGCGCGGCGTACGTCGTCACCGACGCCGCCGACGCACTCGACGCCGACGCGGGCGAGCGCTCGCTCTCGAACGCGACGCTGAAACTCGGCGGCGTGGGCGAAGGCGACAACGCCGGCTTCGCCGTCTCCGACGCGGGCGACGTGAACGCCGACGGGTACGACGACGTGCTGGTCGGCGCGCCCGGCAACGACACGAACGGGTCGAACGCCGGCGCCGCGTACCTCGTCTACGGGGGAGGCGACGACGACGACGGTGACGACAGTGACGGCGCAGAACCGGAGACGCGCTCGCTGAGCGACGCGAACGTGACGCTGTACGGCGTCGGCGCCGGCGACCAGGCCGGATGGTCCGTCTCGGGCGCCGGTTCCGGCGACGTGAACTGCGACGAGTTCGATGACGTGCTCGTCGGCGCGCCGCGCAACGGCACCGACGGCTCGAACGCCGGCGCCGCGTATCTCGTCTACGGCGGCGACGCGCTCGCCGGCCCGCAGAGTCTCGCCGACGCGAACGCCACGTTCCGCGGCGCGAATCCGAACGACCGCGCGGGCTTCTCGGTCTCGGACGCGGGCGACCTCAGCGGCGACGACAGGGAGGATATCCTCGTCGGCGCGCCGTACGCCGATAACGACGAACCGGGTGCGGGCGCGGCGTACCTGATTCAGGGCCGCTGCGATGTCGAGCAGCCACCGGAGCCCTCCGACGGCGACGGGGCCGACGGGCCCGGTGGCCCGAGCGACGGCGACGGGGACGACCGGCAGGACGGTCCGAGCGACGGGGACGGCCCGCGCGACGCGCCGACCGAGCGGCCGGAGCCGGCGGCGCAGCCGGTGTCCGCGGAGTCGCTCGACTGCGAACAGCTCAGATTCGCCAACCCGAACGAGTTCGCGGTGAACCTGAGCTACACCGTCGTCTACGACACCGAGGGCATTCCGGACGCGGAGACGGAGTACGTCGTCCTCGAACCGGGAGAGACGCGCCTCGTCAACGACTCGGCTATCGGTGCGGACTCCTTCAACCAGTCGACGATACGCGTCAGCGCCGAACGCGAGGGCGGCGACGCCGAGCAGGTGCCGGTGAACGACGGTCCCAGCGCGAGCCTCGACGGCATCCGCTGCGGCGGTGACCCGAACATCAACGCGACGGCGGCCGACTGCGGGGAGTTCGTCCTCGAAAACTCGAAGCCGTACGCGGTGAACGTGACCTACGACGTCGTCGTCGAGAACGAGTCGGTGGCGACCCGGAACGTCACGCTCGCGCCGAACGAGACGCGCGTCGTCAACGACAGCGAACTTTCGCCGTCGAATCCGGACCTGAACGTCTCGGTCGAACTGACGGCCGAACGGGTCGACAACGGGGCGGTCGTCTTCGTCAACGGACAGCAGTTCGAGACGCTGCAGATAACGCCGTGCCCGCCCGACCCGTCCGAGATTCAGTCGGTCACCGTCGTCTCGGAGGCCTGCGAGCAGTACACCATCACGAACCCGAACGAGTTCTCGGTCAACGTCTCGGTCGTCCCGAACCTCGACGGGCCGCCGAACCAGTTCGTCGAGCTCGGACCGAACGAGTCGGTCACGGTGGAGAGCGCCGAACCGACGGACACGCGGTTCGCGGCGTACTCGGACGAGATCGACGCGCGCGTCCCGGTCAACGGCGTCGAGCAGGCGGACGTCGAAATCGCGCCGTGTCCGGAACCGCAGGATATCGAGGTGACGTCGGCCGACTGCGAGGCCGTGACCGTGACCAACCCCAACGAGTTGAACGCGACCGTCAGCTACCGACTCTCCAACTCCGAGGTGGTTCGCTCCGTCGAACTCGCACCGGGCGAGACGCGAGTCGTCGAAGACGAGACGTTCGGCGGCGAGACGGTGGTGTTCTCGGCGGTCCGCGGCGACGGTTACCGACTGCAGGTCGACGGCGCGGACACCGCCGAGATAGCGGTAGCGGAGTGTCCGGCGACCGAGACGCCGACTGAGACGCCGACCGAAACGCCAACCACGACACCGACCGAAACGCCAACCGCGACGCCGACGGAGACACCGACCGAAACGCCAACCGCGACGCCGACGGAGACACCGACCGAAACGCCGACCGAAACACCGACCGAGACTGCCACGGACACTCCGACAGAAACGGCGACCGAGACGGAAACGGACACTCCGACAGAGACAGCCACGGAAGAGGAGACCGAGACGCCGACCGAGACGGAAACGGAGGCGCCGACGGAGACCGACACGACCACAGTCGAACTGCTCGCCGGTTCGGTGACCACGTCCGCGAACGCCTTCCCGCTGATGGCGGCGCTCGCGCTTCCGCTGTTGGCGTTGCGGCGCTACTACCGCCGCTGA
- a CDS encoding plastocyanin/azurin family copper-binding protein produces MSKDAISRRTFLRATAGATATVAGATTAAAQEGNGTAGNESSGNETAGNETAGNETAGNESAGNESSGNESAGGSGGGGGGTETVTVGAGSDGLAFDPEELSIPPGTTVVFEWASDGHNVVPNEGDWGETEIYDEGHTYEYTFEEEATYEYVCEPHESAGMVGTIEVSEDAGSGGGGGGGGSSVPQVPESAMSIGVATTFSMVATLGLGYFFIKYGGDYEE; encoded by the coding sequence ATGAGTAAGGACGCTATCTCGCGGCGCACGTTCCTCCGGGCGACGGCCGGTGCGACCGCGACAGTGGCGGGGGCGACGACCGCGGCCGCCCAAGAGGGCAACGGTACGGCCGGAAACGAGTCCTCGGGCAACGAAACCGCAGGCAACGAGACGGCCGGCAACGAAACCGCAGGCAACGAGTCCGCCGGAAACGAGTCGTCGGGCAACGAGTCCGCGGGCGGGTCGGGCGGCGGTGGCGGCGGCACCGAGACCGTCACGGTCGGTGCCGGAAGCGACGGGCTCGCGTTCGACCCCGAGGAGCTCTCGATTCCCCCCGGAACGACGGTCGTCTTCGAGTGGGCCTCCGACGGCCACAACGTCGTCCCGAACGAGGGCGACTGGGGAGAGACCGAAATTTACGACGAGGGCCACACGTACGAGTACACGTTCGAGGAGGAAGCGACGTACGAGTACGTCTGCGAACCCCACGAGAGCGCCGGGATGGTCGGCACCATCGAAGTCTCCGAGGACGCGGGTAGCGGCGGCGGCGGTGGCGGCGGTGGTTCGAGCGTTCCCCAGGTCCCCGAGAGCGCGATGTCCATCGGCGTCGCGACGACGTTCTCGATGGTCGCGACGCTCGGTCTCGGCTACTTCTTCATCAAGTACGGCGGCGACTACGAGGAGTAG
- a CDS encoding ZIP family metal transporter translates to MVAAEELFVRLVGTNPVVQGFAGGVVIAVLNTLGALVVLVWRNPSERALDGALGFAAGVMLSASFTSLILPGIAIGGILPVVVGILAGVAVLDRADDWVPHVHVVITGRVREDPGRGNPRTASVLLFIVAITLHNMPEGLAVGVSFGSENLGNALALTLAIGLQNIPEGLAVSVAALNAGLGRYFYAALAGVRAGLVEIPLAVFGAWAVGIAEPILPYAMGFAAGGMLFVISDEIVPETHARGHERIATLGTMLGVVVMLYLDVTLG, encoded by the coding sequence ATGGTCGCAGCCGAGGAACTGTTCGTCCGCCTCGTCGGGACGAACCCCGTCGTACAGGGGTTCGCCGGCGGCGTCGTCATCGCCGTGCTCAACACGCTGGGGGCGCTCGTCGTGCTCGTCTGGCGCAACCCGAGCGAGCGCGCGCTCGACGGCGCGCTCGGCTTCGCCGCGGGCGTGATGCTCTCGGCGAGCTTCACGAGTCTCATCCTCCCCGGCATCGCCATCGGCGGAATTCTGCCGGTCGTCGTCGGCATCCTCGCCGGCGTCGCCGTCCTCGATAGGGCCGACGACTGGGTGCCGCACGTCCACGTCGTCATCACCGGCCGCGTCCGCGAGGACCCCGGCCGCGGGAACCCGCGGACGGCCTCCGTCCTGCTGTTCATCGTCGCCATCACGCTGCACAACATGCCGGAGGGCCTCGCCGTGGGCGTCTCGTTCGGCTCCGAGAACCTCGGCAACGCGCTCGCGCTGACGCTCGCCATCGGCCTGCAGAACATCCCCGAAGGGTTGGCCGTCTCCGTCGCCGCGCTGAACGCCGGACTCGGCCGGTACTTCTACGCGGCGCTGGCGGGCGTCCGCGCCGGACTGGTCGAGATTCCGCTCGCCGTCTTCGGCGCGTGGGCGGTCGGCATCGCGGAGCCGATTCTCCCGTACGCGATGGGCTTCGCCGCGGGTGGGATGCTGTTCGTCATCAGCGACGAGATCGTCCCGGAGACCCACGCCCGCGGACACGAGCGAATAGCGACGCTCGGAACGATGCTCGGCGTGGTGGTGATGCTGTATCTGGACGTGACGCTCGGGTGA
- a CDS encoding RDD family protein: MKRPIAQLGTQKKTFGPRLEAFVIDVVLLAVIAGAFAGVGAAISMDILVLVMVGALLLPPFYFVYMEAAYGQTYGKKYSNIVVVNKDGSDVGFVGSFVRNLLRVVDSLPFFYLLGIALIYFTDDAQRVGDMLAKTVVVETE, from the coding sequence ATGAAAAGACCGATAGCACAACTCGGAACGCAGAAGAAAACGTTCGGACCACGGCTGGAGGCGTTCGTCATCGACGTCGTTCTGCTGGCGGTCATCGCCGGTGCGTTCGCCGGCGTCGGCGCGGCGATCAGTATGGACATCCTCGTACTCGTGATGGTCGGCGCGTTGCTCCTCCCACCGTTCTACTTCGTCTACATGGAGGCCGCCTACGGGCAGACGTACGGGAAGAAGTACTCGAACATCGTCGTCGTCAACAAAGACGGCAGCGATGTCGGCTTCGTCGGTTCGTTCGTCAGAAATCTGCTCCGGGTCGTCGACAGCCTCCCGTTCTTCTACCTGCTGGGCATCGCGCTCATCTACTTCACCGACGACGCCCAGCGCGTCGGCGACATGCTCGCGAAGACGGTCGTCGTGGAGACGGAGTGA
- a CDS encoding M42 family metallopeptidase — MDFDFELLQELTETSGVPGYEDRIRELVRRELEASTDRVTSDAMGNVVGTIEGESDYSVAVAAHMDEIGFMVRHITDEGFLQLDPLGGFDARVLRAQRVTVHTEDGDLPGVIGSVPPHTLSEEQREKKDRVEDVHVDLGRSGDDVRERVSRGDLVTMDQTTVELGDHVTGKALDDRICVFAMLEAARRIENPEVTIHFAATVQEEVGLRGATALGGDLDPDLAVALDVTVANDVPEFDDADYVTELGDGTAIKLKDSSVITNPKVHRRLRSVAEDEEIPYQLEILPAGGTDTAGFQNTRGAKPVGALSIPTRYLHTVTESAHVDDVSATIDLLTAFLETETGEHDYTL; from the coding sequence ATGGATTTCGACTTCGAACTTCTACAGGAACTCACGGAGACGAGCGGCGTCCCCGGGTACGAGGACCGAATCCGAGAACTCGTCCGCCGCGAACTCGAAGCGAGCACCGACCGCGTCACCTCCGACGCCATGGGGAACGTCGTCGGCACTATCGAGGGCGAGAGCGACTACAGCGTCGCCGTCGCGGCGCACATGGACGAGATCGGCTTCATGGTCCGACACATCACCGACGAGGGGTTCCTTCAGCTCGACCCCCTCGGCGGGTTCGACGCCCGCGTGCTCCGTGCCCAGCGCGTCACCGTCCACACCGAAGACGGCGACCTCCCGGGCGTCATCGGGTCCGTCCCTCCGCACACGCTCTCGGAGGAGCAGCGCGAGAAGAAGGACAGAGTCGAGGACGTCCACGTCGACCTCGGTCGCTCCGGCGACGACGTCCGCGAGCGCGTCTCCCGCGGCGACCTCGTGACGATGGACCAGACCACGGTCGAACTCGGCGACCACGTGACGGGGAAGGCGCTCGACGACCGAATCTGCGTGTTCGCGATGCTGGAGGCGGCCCGCCGCATCGAGAACCCCGAGGTGACGATTCACTTCGCGGCGACGGTCCAAGAGGAGGTCGGCCTCCGCGGCGCGACGGCTCTCGGCGGCGACCTCGACCCCGACCTGGCCGTCGCGCTCGACGTCACCGTCGCGAACGACGTGCCGGAGTTCGACGACGCCGACTACGTCACCGAACTCGGCGACGGGACGGCGATCAAACTCAAGGATTCGAGCGTCATTACGAACCCGAAGGTCCACCGTCGACTCCGGTCGGTGGCCGAGGACGAGGAGATCCCGTACCAGTTAGAGATTCTACCCGCGGGCGGGACGGACACCGCGGGCTTTCAGAACACCCGCGGCGCGAAGCCGGTCGGCGCGCTCTCGATACCGACGCGCTACCTCCACACGGTGACCGAGAGCGCCCACGTCGACGACGTGTCGGCGACCATCGACCTCCTGACGGCGTTCTTGGAGACCGAGACGGGCGAACACGACTACACGCTCTGA
- a CDS encoding MTH865 family protein, whose protein sequence is MADESTEAELRAQLQEAFEGADYPVSNQMDLVPALPNGPGTRFEAGDVSFTAMEMAAKLGSHQDFPYEDADTLVDDVMEGLRAEGML, encoded by the coding sequence ATGGCAGACGAATCTACCGAAGCGGAACTCCGTGCACAGCTACAGGAAGCTTTCGAGGGCGCAGACTACCCGGTCAGCAACCAGATGGACCTCGTTCCCGCGCTCCCGAACGGGCCGGGCACGCGCTTCGAGGCGGGCGACGTGAGCTTCACCGCGATGGAGATGGCGGCGAAACTCGGTAGCCACCAGGACTTCCCGTACGAAGACGCCGACACCCTCGTCGACGACGTGATGGAAGGCCTGCGCGCCGAAGGGATGCTCTAA